A single region of the Paramicrobacterium fandaimingii genome encodes:
- the rplV gene encoding 50S ribosomal protein L22: MVESIARVRHIRVTPMKARRVVNLVRGKQAQEALAILKFAPQGASEPVYKLVASAIANARVKADAENSFLDEQDLYITKAFVDEGATLKRFQPRAQGRAYRINKRTSHITIVLSTPDEVSAATETKKASN, encoded by the coding sequence GACACATCCGCGTCACCCCCATGAAGGCCCGCCGCGTTGTCAACCTTGTCCGCGGCAAGCAGGCGCAGGAGGCACTGGCCATCCTGAAGTTCGCCCCGCAGGGTGCTTCGGAGCCCGTCTACAAGCTGGTTGCTTCGGCCATTGCCAACGCCCGCGTGAAGGCAGATGCCGAGAACAGCTTCCTCGACGAGCAGGACCTGTACATCACCAAGGCATTTGTTGACGAGGGTGCGACCCTCAAGCGGTTCCAGCCGCGTGCCCAGGGCCGCGCATACCGCATCAACAAGCGCACAAGCCACATCACGATCGTCCTCTCGACGCCTGATGAGGTAAGCGCAGCCACGGAAACAAAGAAGGCGAGCAACTAA